A window of Thioalbus denitrificans genomic DNA:
TGGTCAAGGTGGGCACCCCCGTCATTATCACACCCTGATCCGGCGGGGCGGCATCACCGTCGCTTCGCCCTCCAGGACCGTGGCGCCGTCCTGATTGGTGCAGGCGGTCTTCAGCCGTGCCCGTTTGCCTCCGGCGACAAGTTCCAGTACCTCGACGGTCGCCGTGATCGTGTCGCCGATATGCACCGGCGCCAGGAAATTCAGTGTCTGTCCCAGGTAGATGGTTCCGGGTCCGGGCAGGCGGGTGCCGAGCACGGCCGAGATGAGACCGGCGGTCAGCATTCCATGGGCGATACGTTCCTTGAACATCGATTCGCGGGCGAATATCTCGTCAATGTGGGCGGGGTTGAGATCGCCGGTAATCCCGGCATAGAGGGTGACGTCCGCCTCGGTGACGGTCTTGCGGAAACTGGCGCTGTCACCGACCTTGATTCCACCGGCATGCTTGTCGTTCACGTCTCATGTCTCCTGTGCATGGCTGTCGAAGGCGCATCCCGCCCGTTCGTCCCCGTCCGCGGCATCGAGCCGCCGATCACCCGGTGAAAGCCTGGATACCCGTCATGGCGCGTCCGAGTATCAGGGCGTGGATGTCATGGGTGCCCTCGTAGGTGTTGACCGTTTCGAGGTTGAGCAGGTGCCGGATCACCGGGTAGGCGTCGCTGATGCCGTTGGCGCCCAGCAGGTCGCGCGCCTGGCGGGCGATATCCAGCGCCTTGCCGCAGTTGTTGCGCTTGAGCAGGGAGACCGCCTCCGGCGTCCCCGCCCCGGCCTCGAACAGCCGCCCCAGGCGCAGCACGCCCTGTAAGCCCAGGGTGATTTCGCCCTGCATGTCGGCAAGCTTGCGCTGTACCAGCTGGTTGGCGGCGAGGGGGCGGCCGAACTGCCGCCGTTCCAGGGTGTAGTCCCGGGCGGTGTGCCAGCACGCCTCCGCCGCGCCCATGACACCCCAGGCGATGCCGTAGCGGGCCTGGTTCAGGCAGGCGAAGGGCCCGCCGAGTCCCCGGGCGCCGGGCAGCACCCGCTCCTCCGGCACGAATGCCCCGTCGAGGTGGATTTCGCCCGTGTTGGAGGCGCGCAGCGAGAACTTGCCCTCGATGGTCCGGGTGGCGAGCCCCTGGCCCCCCCGCTCGACCAGGAATCCGCGGATGCCGTCGCCGTCCACCCGGGCCCAGACCAGGCACAGGTCGGCGATGGCGGCGTTGGTGATCCAGGTCTTGTTCCCGTACAGCCGATAGCCTCCGGCAACCGGGGTTGCCCGGGTGTCCATGCCGCCCGGATCGGAACCGTGCTCCGGTTCGGTAAGCGCGAAGCAGCCGATGAGCTCGCCCCGGGCGAGCCGCGGCAGGTAACGGGCGCGCTGCTCCTCCGAACCGAAGCGGTGAATGGGATACATCACCAGGCTCGACTGGACGCTGAGTACGGTCCGGTAGGCGCTGTCCACCCGCTCCAGCTCCCGGGCCATCAATCCGTAACCCACGTGGCCGGTGCCGGCGCAGCCGTAGCCGCTGAGCGTTGGCCCGAGGAAGCCCAGGGCGCCGAGCTCCCGCAGCAGCCCGGGATCGAAGCCTTCCTCACGATGGGCCCGGCGAACGCCCGGTGCAAGCCGTTCCCGGGCGAACCGGGCGGCGACGTCGCGGATGCTCCGTTCCGCGGGAGAGAGCTGGCTTTCGAGATCGAGGGGATCCTGCCAATGGAAGGTGGCCGCGGGTTGTTCCGTCTGCTGGCTCATGTGCAATCCCAGGTCGTTTGCTAACCGTATCGTGCCTGTCGCCACGGGGCAGGTGAGGGAGGGGTGGAATGGCCTTGCCGACGCATTCCCCCGCACCCCCGGCGCTGGCATTGCCCGCTCCAGGGGCAGTAGAATCCCGGAGTGTTCCAATGGGGAACGGAGGCCTTGTGAGCAGTCAGGATACAGCCTTTCCGGTCGAGCGGCAGCCGTCAATCCGGCTCGTGGCCATGCCCAGCGACACCAATCCCAACGGGGATGTATTCGGAGGCTGGATCATGTCGCAGGTGGACGTGGCCGGCAGCATCCCGGCGGTGGAGGCCGCCGGGGGGCGGGTGGTGACGGTGGCCGTGAACCACTTCGAATTCCACCGTCCCGTGTTCGTCGGCGACGTGGTGAGCTTTTTCGCCGAGGTCAAGCGGGTGGGGCGCACCTCCATCACCGTTGAGGTCCAGGTGTTCGCCCAGCGCTACCCGACCCGCCGCGAATGCGCGAAGGTGACCGAGGCCACCCTGACCTACGTGGCCGTGGACGCCGAGGGCCGTTCGCGCCCCGTGCAGGGAGAGGCCTGAGCGCCGCCGGCGAGGGGTTCAGTCGTCGTCCGTCGGGGAGGCCGCGGCCGGCTGTACCTTCGGCATGCGCCGGCTCAGTGGTTCGACCCTGCGCTGCTGCCGGTGATCGTAGATGGCGGTATAGGCGAACACCCGCTGCAGGTAGGTCCGGGTCTCGGAGAAGGGGACCGATTCCACCCAGCGATCCGGCGTCCAGGGACCATCCTCGGGCAGCCACTGGTCGACCCGGTGCGGCCCGGCGTTGTAGGCCGCTGTGGCCAGGACCGGGTTGGAGTCGTGCCGGTCCAGCACCCGCCGCAGATAGGTGGTCCCCAGGCGGATGTTGAACTCGGGCTCATAGAGCCTCTCGTAGCTGGAGATGCGGGTGTTGAGACTGCGGGCGACCAGATCGGCGGTCTTCGGCATCAGCTGCATCAGTCCCCGGGCGCCCACCGGCGAGCGGGCCTCGGGACGGAACGCGCTCTCCTGGCGCAGCATCGCGTACACCCAGGACGGATCGAGCTCGCGCTCCCGGGCTTCGCGCTCCACCGCGTCACCGAAGGCCAGCGGAAAGCGCAGCGACAGGTCGTCAAAGGCGTCCGCCCTGGCCACGGTCAGAATGGCCCGATCATGCCACCCCCACAGATGGGCGAGCTTGGCTGCCTGCTTGAGCTCCTCGTCCCCCATCCGCCCTATCTCCGTGTACCACTCCCGGCGCGAGTCCAGCTCCAGTCCGGCCAGGTGGAGCTCACGCGAGCGCACCAGCCCCGGCCAGCGCTCGAGCAGCGCGGACAGCTGCGCGTCATCGTAGCGCAGGGGGCGATCGTTGAACTGGTATTCGCTCCCCAGGCGATCGGCGGCGAGAAATCCGTAGTAGCTGCGTTCCCGGGCCAGGTTTGCGTAGATGGCCTCCGCTTCAGCCCGTCTGCCCGTCTCCTCGAGGGCGCGCGCTTTCCAGTAGCGCCAGCTCTCCTCGGCGGCGACCTCGGGTTTCAGGGCATCGATGCGGGCCAGGATCTGTGCCCAGTCGCCAGCGCGAACCGCCTCCCGCACCCACCAGCCGGCGAGATCGGGATCGCTTGCCGCGGCCCGCTGCAGCCAGACCGCGGCATCGGGATGTTTCCGCATGGCCATGGCCAGCGCCAGACGCGCCGTAACGCGCTCCGCCTGCCCGTCGGTGAACCCGCCTTCGGCCCGGTACTGCTCCCACAGACGCGCGGTCAGGTCCTGGTCGCGCCACGCCAGGCGGCGCAGGGCATGCACCACCATCTGCGCGGCCCGTGGATGGGCGCGAACAGCGGGGATCTGCTCCCGCACCTTCTGCGGGTGTCCGTGGATTTCGATCCAGCGTTCCACCCACTCCGCCTCTCCTGCGGGCAGATAGCGCTTCAGGTAGCGGGCGAGGCCGGTCTGGCCCTCTTCCATGGCCAGCTCGACGCGTCCCCAGACCCGCTCCGGCGACAGCTGGCCGGCATCACGCCAGGCGTCGAACACCGGGTCGCACGCTTTCGGCTGGGAACGACCCGACAGCCACAAGGCCTCCACCTCCGCGAGAGCCGTTTCCGCCTGGCCTGTCGACAGCAGTGCCTGGAGACGCTGGCAGGACTGGCTGGTGCCGAGACCGGGCCGGTGGAATGCCAGGTAGGTGCTCCAGTCGCCCTGATCGGCCAGCTTGTCCAGCCAGGCCTCCAGCAGCCACCGGGCCGGAGGCAGCTCGCCATGGCGGTCGAGAAATTCCGTGACCTCAACCGGTTCGACCGTCCCCAGGCGCGCACGCAGATCCCAGTAGAGGAGGTAGGGGTAGAGGGGGTAGTCGCGCAGGGTCTTCAGCCGGCTCTCGAAGCGCGGCCGGTCGCCGGCGTCCAGCGCGGCGCGGGCCTCGAGAAAAGCCTGCCGGGCGGACGAATAGTCAGGCACGGTGATGGCCGCCCCCGGGGAACACCACACTGCAATCAGCAGGAGTCCTGCATATCGAAACATACACCCCATCCTGGAAATGGTCCCGTACAAGGTCCGGTCGGGCCGGCTCCCTACACTAGAGCATTTCCATGAGCGCTGAAAACTGGACTTTTTGTATGGGTTTTGGCCGGGGGGTGCGTTCACCCGGCCCCGTGGCTTCGATTGCTGCGGTCTATCGATTGATCGGAAATATCATCGGTTGGGCAAATGGGTCAGATCCAGTCGTTCGCCCGGTTCAGGGCGGATCACCCGTGCACCGCCACACTCGGCTTCCAGTCGCGCCCCGAGCTGTTCCTGCGCCTCTGGCTCGCCGTGCAGCAGGACGACGGGCGGATGGTCGCGGAATCCGCAGTACCAGTCCAGCAGCCCCTGCTGGTCCGCATGGGCGGAGAGGCCGCCCACCGTATGCACCTCGGCGCCGACCCGGATCGTCTCCCCCCACAACCGGATATGGGTCGCGCCATCCACGAGCTGCCGGCCCAGGGTGCCGGCCGCCTGGAATCCAATCATGATCACGTGGCAGTTGTGGCGCCACAGGTTGTGCTTCAGGTGGTGCTTGATGCGACCGCCGTTGCACATCCCGCTGCCGGCGATGATGATGGCGCCGGCGCTTATCCGGTTCAGGCGCATGGACTGGGCCGCGGTACGGCTGATGTGCAGGTTGGGGAGGGCGAACAGGCTGCCGTTGATGTG
This region includes:
- a CDS encoding acyl-CoA dehydrogenase, encoding MSQQTEQPAATFHWQDPLDLESQLSPAERSIRDVAARFARERLAPGVRRAHREEGFDPGLLRELGALGFLGPTLSGYGCAGTGHVGYGLMARELERVDSAYRTVLSVQSSLVMYPIHRFGSEEQRARYLPRLARGELIGCFALTEPEHGSDPGGMDTRATPVAGGYRLYGNKTWITNAAIADLCLVWARVDGDGIRGFLVERGGQGLATRTIEGKFSLRASNTGEIHLDGAFVPEERVLPGARGLGGPFACLNQARYGIAWGVMGAAEACWHTARDYTLERRQFGRPLAANQLVQRKLADMQGEITLGLQGVLRLGRLFEAGAGTPEAVSLLKRNNCGKALDIARQARDLLGANGISDAYPVIRHLLNLETVNTYEGTHDIHALILGRAMTGIQAFTG
- a CDS encoding acyl-CoA thioesterase; amino-acid sequence: MSSQDTAFPVERQPSIRLVAMPSDTNPNGDVFGGWIMSQVDVAGSIPAVEAAGGRVVTVAVNHFEFHRPVFVGDVVSFFAEVKRVGRTSITVEVQVFAQRYPTRRECAKVTEATLTYVAVDAEGRSRPVQGEA
- a CDS encoding transglycosylase SLT domain-containing protein → MPDYSSARQAFLEARAALDAGDRPRFESRLKTLRDYPLYPYLLYWDLRARLGTVEPVEVTEFLDRHGELPPARWLLEAWLDKLADQGDWSTYLAFHRPGLGTSQSCQRLQALLSTGQAETALAEVEALWLSGRSQPKACDPVFDAWRDAGQLSPERVWGRVELAMEEGQTGLARYLKRYLPAGEAEWVERWIEIHGHPQKVREQIPAVRAHPRAAQMVVHALRRLAWRDQDLTARLWEQYRAEGGFTDGQAERVTARLALAMAMRKHPDAAVWLQRAAASDPDLAGWWVREAVRAGDWAQILARIDALKPEVAAEESWRYWKARALEETGRRAEAEAIYANLARERSYYGFLAADRLGSEYQFNDRPLRYDDAQLSALLERWPGLVRSRELHLAGLELDSRREWYTEIGRMGDEELKQAAKLAHLWGWHDRAILTVARADAFDDLSLRFPLAFGDAVEREARERELDPSWVYAMLRQESAFRPEARSPVGARGLMQLMPKTADLVARSLNTRISSYERLYEPEFNIRLGTTYLRRVLDRHDSNPVLATAAYNAGPHRVDQWLPEDGPWTPDRWVESVPFSETRTYLQRVFAYTAIYDHRQQRRVEPLSRRMPKVQPAAASPTDDD
- a CDS encoding MaoC family dehydratase; amino-acid sequence: MNDKHAGGIKVGDSASFRKTVTEADVTLYAGITGDLNPAHIDEIFARESMFKERIAHGMLTAGLISAVLGTRLPGPGTIYLGQTLNFLAPVHIGDTITATVEVLELVAGGKRARLKTACTNQDGATVLEGEATVMPPRRIRV